The Chlorocebus sabaeus isolate Y175 chromosome 1, mChlSab1.0.hap1, whole genome shotgun sequence genome includes a region encoding these proteins:
- the MTA2 gene encoding metastasis-associated protein MTA2 isoform X1, translating into MAANMYRVGDYVYFENSSSNPYLVRRIEELNKTANGNVEAKVVCLFRRRDISSSLNSLADSNAREFEEESKQPGVSEQQRHQLKHRELFLSRQFESLPATHIRGKCSVTLLNETDILSQYLEKEDCFFYSLVFDPVQKTLLADQGEIRVGCKYQAEIPDRLAEGESDNRNQQKMEMKVWDPDNPLTDRQIDQFLVVARAVGTFARALDCSSSIRQPSLHMSAAAASRDITLFHAMDTLQRNGYDLAKAMSTLVPQGGPVLCRDEMEEWSASEAMLFEEALEKYGKDFNDIRQDFLPWKSLASIVQFYYMWKTTDRYIQQKRLKAAEADSKLKQVYIPTYTKPNPNQIISVGSKPGMNGAGFQKGLTCESCHTTQSAQWYAWGPPNMQCRLCASCWIYWKKYGGLKTPTQLEGATRGTTEPHSRGHLSRPEAQSLSPYTTSANRAKLLAKNRQTFLLQTTKLTRLARRMCRDLLQPRRAARRPYAPINANAIKAECSIRLPKAAKTPLKIHPLVRLPLATIVKDLVAQAPLKPKTPRGTKTPINRNQLSQNRGLGGIMVKRAYETMAGAGVPFSANGRPLASGIRSSSQPAAKRQKLNPADAPNPVVFVATKDTRALRKALTHLEMRRAARRPNLPLKVKPTLMAVRPPVPLPAPSHPASTNEPIVLED; encoded by the exons ATGGCGGCCAACATGTACCGGGTGGGAG ATTACGTCTATTTTGAGAACTCCTCCAGCAATCCTTACCTGGTTAGACGGATTGAGGAACTCAACAAG ACTGCAAATGGAAATGTGGAGGCAAAGGTCGTCTGTCTTTTCCGGCGCAGGGACATTTCTAGTAGCCTCAACAGCTTGGCTGATAGTAATGCCA GGGAGTTTGAAGAGGAATCAAAGCAGCCAGGGGTGTCTGAGCAGCAGCGCCATCAACTGAAGCACCGGGAACTTTTTCTTTCTCGGCAGTTTGAATCATTACCAGCCACCCACATAAG GGGGAAATGCAGTGTGACCCTCTTGAATGAGACAGATATCTTGAGCCAGTACCTGGAAAAGGAG GACTGCTTTTTTTACTCACTGGTGTTTGACCCTGTGCAGAAGACACTTCTAGCTGATCAGGGCGAGATTAGAGTTGGTTGCAAATATCAAGCTGAGATCCCAGATCGCTTGGCAGAGG GAGAATCTGATAATCGGAACCAACAGAAGATGGAGATGAAGGTCTGGGACCCAGACAACCCTCTCACAGACCGGCAGATCGACCAGTTTCTCGTGGTGGCCCG AGCTGTGGGAACCTTTGCAAGAGCTCTAGATTGCAGTAGCTCCATTCGGCAACCAAGCTTGCACATGAGTGCAGCTGCTGCCTCCCGAGATATCACCCTG TTTCACGCCATGGATACCTTGCAAAGGAACGGCTATGACCTGGCTAAGGCCATGTCGACCCTGGTACCCCAGGGCGGCCCGGTGCTGTGTCGGGATGAGATGGAGGAATGGTCAGCCTCAGAGGCCATGCTATTTGAGGAGGCCCTAGAGAAGTATGGGAAGGACTTCAACGATATTCGCCAGGATTTT CTACCCTGGAAGTCACTCGCCAGCATAGTCCAGTTTTATTACATGTGGAAAACCACAGACCGGTATATTCAGCAG AAAAGATTGAAAGCTGCTGAAGCAGACAGCAAACTGAAACAGGTCTACATCCCCACCTA CACTAAGCCAAACCCTAACCAGATCATTTCTGTGGGTTCAAAACCTGGCATGAATGGGGCTGGATTTCAGAAGGGCCTGACTTGTGAGAGTTGCCACA CCACACAGTCTGCTCAGTGGTATGCCTGGGGCCCACCTAACATGCAGTGCCGCCTCTGTGCTTCCTGTTGGATCTACTGGAAGAAATATGGGGGACTGAAGACCCCAACTCAGCTTGAGGGAGCCACTCGGGGTACCACG GAGCCACACTCGAGGGGTCATTTGTCCAGACCTGAAGCTCAAAGTCTCTCCCCTTATACAACCAGCGCCAACCGGGCCAAGCTACTGGCTAAGAACAGGCAAACTTTCCTGCTTCAGACCACGAAACTGACCCGTCTTGCCAGACGCATGTGCAGGGACCTATTACAGCCAAGGAGGGCTGCCCGACGGCCGTATGCTCCTATCAATGCCAATGCCATCAAAGCAGAGT GCTCCATTCGACTTCCTAAGGCCGCCAAGACTCCATTGAAGATTCACCCTCTGGTGCGGCTGCCCCTGGCAACTATCGTCAAAGATCTGG TGGCCCAGGCACCCCTGAAACCAAAAACACCTCGGGGTACCAAGACACCGATCAACAGAAACCAGCTGTCCCAGAACCGGGGACTGGGGGGCATTATGGTGAAACGGGCCTATGAGACT ATGGCAGGGGCAGGGGTTCCTTTCTCTGCCAATGGAAGGCCTCTGGCTTCAGGGATTCGTTCAAGCTCACAGCCAGCCGCCAAGCGTCAGAAACTAAACCCTGCTGATGCCCCCAATCCTGTGGTGTTTGTGGCCACAAAGGATACCAG GGCCCTACGGAAGGCTCTGACCCATCTGGAAATGCGGCGAGCTGCTCGCCGACCCAACTTGCCCCTGAAGGTGAAGCCAACGCTGATGGCAGTGCGGCCCCCTGTCCCTCTACCTGCACCCTCACATCCTGCCAGCACTAATGAGCCTATTGTTCTGGAGGATTGA
- the MTA2 gene encoding metastasis-associated protein MTA2 isoform X2: MEMKVWDPDNPLTDRQIDQFLVVARAVGTFARALDCSSSIRQPSLHMSAAAASRDITLFHAMDTLQRNGYDLAKAMSTLVPQGGPVLCRDEMEEWSASEAMLFEEALEKYGKDFNDIRQDFLPWKSLASIVQFYYMWKTTDRYIQQKRLKAAEADSKLKQVYIPTYTKPNPNQIISVGSKPGMNGAGFQKGLTCESCHTTQSAQWYAWGPPNMQCRLCASCWIYWKKYGGLKTPTQLEGATRGTTEPHSRGHLSRPEAQSLSPYTTSANRAKLLAKNRQTFLLQTTKLTRLARRMCRDLLQPRRAARRPYAPINANAIKAECSIRLPKAAKTPLKIHPLVRLPLATIVKDLVAQAPLKPKTPRGTKTPINRNQLSQNRGLGGIMVKRAYETMAGAGVPFSANGRPLASGIRSSSQPAAKRQKLNPADAPNPVVFVATKDTRALRKALTHLEMRRAARRPNLPLKVKPTLMAVRPPVPLPAPSHPASTNEPIVLED; encoded by the exons ATGGAGATGAAGGTCTGGGACCCAGACAACCCTCTCACAGACCGGCAGATCGACCAGTTTCTCGTGGTGGCCCG AGCTGTGGGAACCTTTGCAAGAGCTCTAGATTGCAGTAGCTCCATTCGGCAACCAAGCTTGCACATGAGTGCAGCTGCTGCCTCCCGAGATATCACCCTG TTTCACGCCATGGATACCTTGCAAAGGAACGGCTATGACCTGGCTAAGGCCATGTCGACCCTGGTACCCCAGGGCGGCCCGGTGCTGTGTCGGGATGAGATGGAGGAATGGTCAGCCTCAGAGGCCATGCTATTTGAGGAGGCCCTAGAGAAGTATGGGAAGGACTTCAACGATATTCGCCAGGATTTT CTACCCTGGAAGTCACTCGCCAGCATAGTCCAGTTTTATTACATGTGGAAAACCACAGACCGGTATATTCAGCAG AAAAGATTGAAAGCTGCTGAAGCAGACAGCAAACTGAAACAGGTCTACATCCCCACCTA CACTAAGCCAAACCCTAACCAGATCATTTCTGTGGGTTCAAAACCTGGCATGAATGGGGCTGGATTTCAGAAGGGCCTGACTTGTGAGAGTTGCCACA CCACACAGTCTGCTCAGTGGTATGCCTGGGGCCCACCTAACATGCAGTGCCGCCTCTGTGCTTCCTGTTGGATCTACTGGAAGAAATATGGGGGACTGAAGACCCCAACTCAGCTTGAGGGAGCCACTCGGGGTACCACG GAGCCACACTCGAGGGGTCATTTGTCCAGACCTGAAGCTCAAAGTCTCTCCCCTTATACAACCAGCGCCAACCGGGCCAAGCTACTGGCTAAGAACAGGCAAACTTTCCTGCTTCAGACCACGAAACTGACCCGTCTTGCCAGACGCATGTGCAGGGACCTATTACAGCCAAGGAGGGCTGCCCGACGGCCGTATGCTCCTATCAATGCCAATGCCATCAAAGCAGAGT GCTCCATTCGACTTCCTAAGGCCGCCAAGACTCCATTGAAGATTCACCCTCTGGTGCGGCTGCCCCTGGCAACTATCGTCAAAGATCTGG TGGCCCAGGCACCCCTGAAACCAAAAACACCTCGGGGTACCAAGACACCGATCAACAGAAACCAGCTGTCCCAGAACCGGGGACTGGGGGGCATTATGGTGAAACGGGCCTATGAGACT ATGGCAGGGGCAGGGGTTCCTTTCTCTGCCAATGGAAGGCCTCTGGCTTCAGGGATTCGTTCAAGCTCACAGCCAGCCGCCAAGCGTCAGAAACTAAACCCTGCTGATGCCCCCAATCCTGTGGTGTTTGTGGCCACAAAGGATACCAG GGCCCTACGGAAGGCTCTGACCCATCTGGAAATGCGGCGAGCTGCTCGCCGACCCAACTTGCCCCTGAAGGTGAAGCCAACGCTGATGGCAGTGCGGCCCCCTGTCCCTCTACCTGCACCCTCACATCCTGCCAGCACTAATGAGCCTATTGTTCTGGAGGATTGA